Within the Dolichospermum compactum NIES-806 genome, the region AGAGGAGCAAATGGAAGATGGTTCTGTCAAAAAGACGATGGGTAATGAAACTCTGGGAATTTTGCAAGGTTTAAAAAGAGGTAATAAGGCTTCTATAGATAGAATTAAGCAAAATGTTACAGTTGATGGTAAATATCAGCTAAGTAATTTCGATTTAATCAGTTGGGTGTTAGTTACAGTATAAAATGCTGAACACGGATTTTACGGATTACATAGATTGCACGGATTAGGTGATCTGTTATAGTTATAGACAAAGATAGATAAACTAGTAATAGCGCGGACTTGTAGCATAACGAAAAATCAAAATCCGTAAAATCCTTTAATCCGTATAATCCGTGATTCAGAAGTTTTTGGGAGTAAATAACTATGACTATTGCAGTTACAGAAAATATTCAATCACTTTATGATGTAGAGACAAAGTTAGGACTAAGGCGATCTCATGATCCAGACTTTTTCATGGAATGGTGTAGAGATTTTGAAGAATTAGAAGATACCGAAAAAACAACTCTAGATCGGATCAAAGGGTCTTATATATATCATATTAATCAAGGCTGTTTGTCTGAAGGAACGGTAAATTTGTTGATGGTTTCACCATTACTATTTTTGGCAGGTTTTCTGGAATCACCTTTTAGTTTGCGAAGTGAACAGTCAGTTGAGATTAGCGATTATGATGGTAGTGTTACTTATCACGGAAGAATTGATGCTTTAGTTTTGAATAACAACTTATGGATAGTTTTAATTGAAGCAAAGCGTTCTAGTTTTTCATTTTTAGTGGCAGTACCACAAGCTCTTACCTACATGACAGCAAGCCCAAATGGTGATAAACCAACTTATGGACTCGTTACCAACGGCGATCATTTTATGTTTGTTAAGCTGCAACAATCTCAATACGATCTTTCTGATGATTTTTCACTTTTTAAGCGATCGAGTAATGAACTCTATCGCGTGCTGCAAATTCTCAAATCTTTCCAGAATCTATAATAAAAGGGCTGAACACGGATTAAACGGATTACACAGATTGCGCGGATTAAGTGATCTGTTATAGTATAAGTAATCTGTTATAGTAACAGATAAATAAAATCCTGAACGCGGATTAAAAAGATTACACAGATTGCTTGGATTAAGTGATCTGTTATAGTAGTAAGTGATCTGTTATAGTAATAGACAACTAAAATCCGTGAAATCCTGTAATCCGTATAATCCGTGATCCTGTATGAGTTTAAAATACGAAGACATTACCAAAAAAATAATCGGTGCATCCTTTGAAGTTCATAAATTTCTAGGTAACGGCTTTCAAGAAGTAATTTATCAACGCGCCCTAGCCTACGAATTTCATCAAGCCGGTTTAAATTTTGCCAGAGAAATTGAACAACAAATCTATTACAAAAACTTACCCGAACCTATTGGAACACGACGCGCTGATTTTGTAGTAGAAGAAAAAATATTAGTCGAAATAAAAGCCACCAAACAACTAGAAGATGTCCACTTTGCCCAAGCATTAAATTATCTCAAAGTATATAAATTAGAAGTTGGATTATTGATTAATTTTGGTAGTGAAAGCGTACAATTTAAAAGACTAATAAAAACATAAACATCTGAACACGGATTAAACGGATTACACAGATTGCACGGATTTATTGATCTGTTATAGTATAAGTGATCTATTATAGGAATACATAAAATAAAATCCGTGAAATCCTTTAATCCGTATAATCCGTGATTCTGACTGTTTATTAAAATATATAATAATTAGGAGACAAAGCAATGCAAAGTATACAAATAACCGCCCATGTCAATGATCAAGGTATATTGCAAATTCCCCTACCCAACCACTCAGGGGAAGAACTAGAAATTTTACTCGTTTATCAACCCATCTCTAAGCCCAAAAAACGTCAATGGTCACAGCAGTTTCTTAGCACCTTTGGCGCGTGGCAAGGTGAACCACTAAGTAGAGAACCCCAAGGAGAACATTACACAGATTGCACGGATTTATTGATCTGTTATAGTAATACATCAAATAAAATCCTGAACGCGGATTAAACGGATTACACAGATTGCACGGATTTATTGATCTGTTATAGTAATAGACAATTAAAATCCTGAACGCGGATTAAACGGATTACACAGATTGCACGGATAGTAATAGACAATTAAAATCCTGAACGCGGATTAAACGGATTACACAGATTGCACGGATTTATTGATCTGTTATAGTATAAGTGATCTATTATAGGAATACATAAAATAAAATCCGTGAAATCCTTTAATCCGTATAATCCGTGATTCTGACCGTTTATTAAAATATATAATAATAAATTTCATATATTACTCCCATTCCCTTAACTGCTTATGTACTACTGCTAAATACCACATATAATCATCAATTTTGTACTCATCAGCCGCTTTAACTATATATTCCTGCGCTAACTCTAAATTATTCTCAGCTTCATAATATAAACCCAAATATAGATGACTGTAAAACTTACCTTTTAATCCTGCCAATTTTCCCACATTTAAAACATCATCTGTTGTACAATTACCTGCAAATAAATCATAGATAGATTTCATGATTTTTCGCGGATCATTTTTCACTGGTAATAAAGAATTACGAGCTTCTGTCACACCGGATAATCTAGCTATGCAAAGATATCTCCAGACAGTTTCTTCCACATCTTGAGCGTTAACAGTTAAATCAATTTCAAACTGTTTTGCACCTTCAGCAAATCGTTCTGCATAATAATAAGATAATCCTCGTTGCCAAAGATAGGGAGTAATTTGAATATCTAACTTTTCTGCATGATCAAAATCTTGAATTGATTCGGCAATTTTTCCTAATTTAAAATAAACCATGCCGCGACGGACATAAGCATTAACGTTATTTGGTTGAATGTTAATGGTATTATTCCACTCTTGCAGTTGATTTTCTAGGGAGTTGGTAAAAAACATTTTGGTAATCAAATTTGCTACTTTTAATCTAGTTCTCTCCGTCCTTCTAATGCTCTTGCTAAAGTTAATTCATCAGCATATTCTAAATCACCACCTACAGGTAAACCAAAAGCAATGCGGGTGACTTTTGTAAATGGTTTTAGTAATTGACCGATATATAATGTTGTGGTTTCTCCTTCGATACTGGGACTAATGGCTAAAATCACCTCTTGGGGTTTTTGTTCGCTGACTCTTCTCACTAAAGGTTGAATATTTAACTGTTCAGGTCCAATACCATCCATAGGGGAAATTACGCCACCTAAAACATGATATTTACCTTTATATTCACGGGTTTTTTCCAATGCAATTACATCACGGGAATCTGCAACTACGCAAATAGTTGTATTATCTCGCTGAGGGTGACGACAAATTTCACAGACTGGATCTGATGAAAGGTGAAAACAAACTTTACATAAACCGACCTGTTTTTTTGCGTCAATAAGTGCTTGAGCTAAGGCTTCTACCTCTGCTTCTGGTCTTTTTAAGATATGCAAAGCTAAACGTTGGGCACTTTTGGGACCAACTCCAGGGAGACGTTGCAATTGTTCGATTAATTTGGCTAGGGGACGTGCGTAAACCGTAATTCTACCTCCGGGCTTTTTTCTATTTTACAATGATGTTATCTCAAAGTTAAAATGAATTGTGTTATACGCGCAAAGACGCAAAGTTTGAGCAATTTTAATCAATAAAATATTATAATCATGTTTTATGCGAAGAGATTCACTTTTTTATAAACTCTTTCAACAATACCCATCTTTGTTGTTTGAACTGTTGACATATCCGCCTATTAATGCTCAGGCTGACCGTTTTGATTCTGTGGCTGTCAAAGAACCGACTTTTGCAATTGATGCTATTAACAAAGCGGTTTGGGAGAATATCTCAAAAAATGAGAAAATCTATTTCGGCTTTGCCATTATCTGTGGTAGAAGAATTGAGTGAAGCTCTTTTAGATTTTCAGAGTTTGGATGATTTGCAAACTTGGTTGTTAATCCATACTCCGTCACAAACTGACTAACTATGTATTCTCGGTTCTGGGTGTAAGGTTGATAATAATTGACTTTCTACCTCTGCTAATTCATCTAATCTGTCCATGACGATTTTTCGGTCATAATAGGTGTCAGCTAAAACCCAATATATGCCAAAATGTCGGGCTTCTGATGCCATTAAACTGCGGTAAAATTCCGCTAGTTCTGGTTCTGGACAGTTAGCAGCTAGGAGTCCCAAACGTTCATGACTGCGGGCTTCGATTAAACCGGTAACGAGTAAGGAGTCTAAAAATCTCTGGGGTTCTTGTCCCCGGACTTGGGATTTTAAACCTGCACCGTAGGGGGGTGCGGAGAGGGCTGCAAGTTTGATATGACGGCGTTCTAGCCATTGATTGACGAGTTCAAAGTGTTCTAGTTCTTCACGAGCGATCGCTGTTAACTCCCTCACCATTTTAGCATTGGAGGGATAGCGAAACATCATATTTAATGCTACTCCTGCGGCTTTGCGTTCACAGTGGGAGTGATCTAGTAAAATAATATCAAGGTTAGCGATCGCTTGCTCTACCCAAGCATCACTGGTAGGTTGTTTGAGGGCGTTGATAGTTGGTAAAGGTGAACTTAACACAGCCAGAAAAACTCCAAATTTAACAATTCAGCTAATTAATTTTAATCTTAAACGGTAATTTCAATAAACTGATCACATTAAAATCTCTAGTTTCTTCCGGTACACCAAATTGGATTGTTTCTGGTTGGGGTGGATAATAACGGGATTGAAATATTATATCCCAGATAGTTAACAAACTGGTGTAATTACTATTTAAATATTTTGTTAGTTGACAATGATGAGCGCGATGATAATTAGGTGTAACGATCAAATAACTCAGGAATTTATCTATTTTCAAAGGTAAAGCAAAATTACTATGATGAAAAACTAAGGATATAGCAAATAAAGATTCATATAATATCCACGCATTTGGGGTAATTCCCAATAGATAAATTAATCCAATTTTGGGGATATTGGAGACAATTACTTCTACCGGATGAAAGCGGTAAGCTGTGGATATATTCATCAATCTATCTGTATGATGAACTTTGTGAAACCGCCAAGCAAAACCCCAAGTGTGGATTAATCTATGCCACGTATACATATACAAATCCAGCAATAAAAAAGAGAGAATAAAATGCAACCAAGGTAAATTTAAATTATAAAAAAGACCCTGGGGTAAGGTTGGTTTCCAGAGAGAATTTAAGATTAAAATAACTGTGAGGTTAATCACCAAAGAATTTATTAAACCCAATATTAAATTGTGAATAAATCTGTTAACGGGATTTTGACGATATTGAAAGAAAGGAACTAAGGTTTCCAGGATTCCAAATATAACAATACTAGTGACAATAGCCAGAGATTTATATTCCATTTTGTTTAATGTCCTGATAATTCTGGCATAGATAGGTCAATTTTATGTGTACATTCATGAATTTTACCCTGAATATTTTCTTGATTTATTCACTCCCACTTTAATAATTATAACGCTTTGTTGGATATATAGAAGAACAAGATCCCCGACTTCTCTAAGAAGTCGGGGATCTGAAGATCTCACAATTTAAGAAAACTTGGTTAAAAATCCCAATAATTGTTTAGTTTTTGGTGTGAGTAAAGTCTTACGATAAGCGTCTGCGGCTTTTTTAATGGCTTCTGCTTGGGTGGGGTAAGGATGAATTACACTGCTAAGTTTACTTAAACCAATATTGTTAACAATAGCTGTCGTAATTTCGGAAATCATCTCTCCTGCGTGATTAGCAACTATGGTTGCACCCAGGATTTGATCTGATCCTTTTTTGTGATGTATCTTTAAAAAACCAGATTCTTCATGATCTGCGATCGCTCGATCTATGCGACTATAAGGAATCTTAATAGTTTCTATCTCTATACCTAATTTTTCTGCCTCATTTGCATACATCCCTACATGAGCAATTTCCGGGCTGGTATATGTCACCCAAGGCATCACCAAACTACTGAGTTTAGCTCGTCCCCAACCAAAAGGCGAAAATAGGGTATTTTTAATCACAATTCGTGCTGCTGCATCTGCCGCGTGAGTAAATTTCCAATTCATGCAGATATCACCAGCGGCGTAAATTTTGGGATTTGTGGTTTGCAAATAATCATTCACTTTCACACCCAAGGTTTGATCATATTCTACACCCACTGCCTCTAAATTCAAATTTTCCACATTTGGCGCACGCCCCGCACCAACTAAAATTTCATCAACTGTCACCGAATCTCTTTCACTATTTACAGAAAAATAGAGGCGTTTTCCTTCTGTAACTGTGACAACTTCTTCTAATTGACAATTTAATACTAAACGAATCCCTTCATCAATTAAAACTTTTTGCAAAATTTCCGCTGCTTCTGGATCTTCCTGATTTAAAATATGTGAACCTCGATGAAATAATGTCACTTCACAACCCAAACGCCGAAATGTCTGCGCCAATTCACAACCAACAGGACCACCACCAATTACTGCTAATTTTTCTGGTTTCTGAGTTAGAGAAAAAACAGTTTCATTAGTTAAATAACCTGCGGCTTCAATTCCGCGAATTTTTGGTTTAACCGCCCTAGCACCCGTGGCAATGACAGCTTTTTTAAACTTTAATGTTTGATCATCAACTTCTATAGTATTCTGACTTTTAAATTTACCAGCACCTAAAAAAACATCAATTCCTAAACTTTTAAATCTTTCCACAGAATCATGATGACTAATACTCGCCCGAATCCGCCGCATTCTCTCCATAACTGTGGCAAAATCTACATCAAATTGTTGGGAAATATTAATCCCTAAATCCTTGGCTTTTTTGATTTCTTCAACTACACGAGCAGAACGAATTAAACATTTAGAGGGGATACAACCAAAATTTAAACAATCTCCTCCCATGAGATTTTTTTCAATTAATGCTATTTTCAAACCCAAATCTAAACCCGCAGCCCCCGCAGCGACAACTAAACCCGCAGTTCCCCCACCAATAACTACCAAATCATAATAATCAGCCGCTTGGGGATTTAGCCAGTTATCGGGATGAACATTTTTGATTAGTTTTTGATTAAATTCATCCATGGGACGCATTGTGACTCTTGGACATTCTGAATTTGACATTAGTATTACCTCTAAATGGTCAAGTATAAAGTGTATTTTTGATTGGGCGATCTTTTTTACAGATACATCATTTTCAAAAATTTGTCAGTTTTATATTTAACAAATTTCCCAAAATTTTTGCGGATTAAAAATAGAACATTATTCTGAAATTTCCTCTTCTAAGGCTTTTTTAGCGATCTTAGTTACATAAACTGTAACAGCAATTGTCGCTATAAACCCAATAATTTGAATTACCCAGTGGAGGATCATATTACTAGGTTGATTCTTATTAGCAATTAAGGCTAAATCTCCTGCTAAATATCCAATATAAACATACATAATTGTCCCCGGAATCATTCCTACTGAACCCAGAAGATAGTCTTTAAAAGAAACACTAGTAACTCCCAAAGCGTAGTTTAATAAGTTGAAAGGAAAGAGGGGAGAAAGTCGAGTTAATAAGACAATTTTTAATCCTTCTTTACTAACTGCTTTATCAATGATGGCAAATTTTTTATACCTAGATATTTTCTCTTTCACCCAACCTCTAGCTAAATAACGTCCTACTAAAAATGCAGCTACAGCCCCCAAAGTAGCACCAATAAACACATATAAAGAACCCCAAATTACCCCAAAAATTATACCAGCACCCAAAGTAAGAATTGCGGCTGGTAAAAAAGCCAAAGTGGCAATAATATAAATACCAATAAATACTATTCCCCCCACAGCACCAAGACTATTAATCCATTGTAAAGTATTTTGTAGAAATGGCAGGAAACTGAGAGAAGATGCACTAATAGATTCCTGCGCTAAAGCTAAATCTAATTCTGATAAAAATGTCATAACCATAAAAATTATTTACAATTTCAAAGAAGAGTACCAATTACGAATTCGCTGAGGGGGAATACCTAGTAAATAAGCAATGACAATAATTTGATTCCCAAGAGTAGTTTGGATAATTCCTTTTTTTAACCATCTTCGCGGTGAAGTAATTACAGGTGTTGGTAATAGATAAATTTTCCCCAGAGTTTTTAATTTCCTCATGAGTTCAAAGTCTTCCATGATTGGTATTTGGGGGAAATTACCAACTTGCCCAAATACATCTTTGGTGAGAAAAATAGCTTGATCACCATAGGGCATTTGCCAAAGATGCGATCGCCATTTTACACCAAATTCGACTAAACGCAAGCCCCAATCGGGGGCATTGATCTGTAAAGCAAACGCACCAGCGACAATTCCCGGTTGTGCCAAGGTTGTGCGAATCATCTGCTCGAAATTAGTCGGTAAACGAGTATCAGCATGGAGAAACAGCAAAATCTCCCCATTAGCAGCCATAGCACCCGCATTCATTTGATTAGCACGTCCAGGAGGAGAAATAATCACCTGAACATTCAAGGATTTGGCTATTAATAATGTTTGATCTTGTGAACCACCATCAACTATAATGATTTCTATATGACTGCCAATTTGACTGCTAATAATTGCCTCCTGAATATTATCAGCTTCATTGAGTGTGGGAATAATAATAGAAATTAAGTCCCGATTAAAATTTTGATTTATGATTTCCGTCATGATTCTCAAAATATTTATGCAACAAATAGTAAACTTTTGCCATTTTCTTGAAACCTGATAATATTTAAACAAGTTCTACATTCTCTCAATAATCATGCTATTTCTCCAAGTTATTATATGTATTACTTTAGTAATTTTCATCGGCTCATCACTTTCCCAAAGTGCCGATATATTAGCAGAAAAAACCGGAATGGGACGAACTTGGGTAGGAACAATTCTCTTAGCAGGTGTCACATCTTTGCCGGAACTAGCCACAGGGACAAGTGCCATTATTCTGTTTAACTCTCCAGACCTAGCTGTAGGGGGCATCTTGGGCAGTTGTCTCTTTAATTTACTCATTTTGGCATTACTTGATATTTACAACGGACCTGAACCCGTACTACAGCGAGCGCAGATTAGTCATGGATTAGCCGCTAGTTTGGGCTGTGTCATGCTAGGTGTGACGACTCTAGGAATACTCCTAGCGAAAACAGAAATGAATTTAGCTGTAGGATGGGTGGGTATCCCTAGTATTATCTTACTCTGGCTCTATTGGTTGAGCGCCCGCATGATTGCTCAATTTGAGATGAGACGACGCGCACAAGTGCTAGAGGAAGAAATTGAGGCTTTTCAATATCAACATATTACCTCAAAACAAGCATATCTGAGGTTTATTTTCCTCTCAGTCATAATTGTAATTCTCGGTATTTGGTTGGCATTTTTAGGTGATAGAGTTGCAGAGGTAACTGGATTAGGACAAAGCTTTATTGGTGCAATTCTCTTAGCTACAGCCACTTCCCTTCCTGAAGTAGTAGCATCATTAGCTGCTATTCGACTTAATGCCGTTGATTTAGCAGTATCCAATATTTTTGGTTCTAATATCACCAATTTAGCAATTTTGGGCGTTTATGATTTGGTGTATTTACAAGGTAATCTTTGGTTAAACATCAGTCAGATACATATATTTACTGCTATTGTTGCCATGATTATGACTTCAGTAGCTATTAATGGGCTAATTTACCATGCTGTCAGTGGTTCACGAATGTACATTACCTGGGATGGATTAACTCTAGTTGTCCTCTATATTGGCGCAATGTACGTGATTTACCGGGATATATTTTGATGGGAATTAAGGATTTTTTTGCAAATTATCTAAAACCCCACTACGAATCATTATTTGTGGCCAAATTAACAGAAAAAATCCCATCCAAATTAATAATGGAATAGCTACTAAAATTGTCACCCAAATAATTTTAAATATTAACCAACTACCGCTAATTAATGTAACAGCAGTGAGTATAATTGACCAAGGTTGACACCACCAAGGTTTATATTTCCAAGGACTAATTGTTTGTTGTTCAGACATTTTTGGATAATAAAATAGAATTTACTAGGAATATTATATCAGCATTTATCCTCATATTTTTCCATAATAATTTATTCGTAACTTTGACTACTTTTAGTATTTTTTCAAGGGTTCTAAATAGACGGCAAAATGTATTATAATATTGTTACATATTTGTTAAGAAAGGTTACATGACTCTTAACAAAAGGAAATATGGTTTATGGTTGTTCCCCGTGAGAAGAATGCACCACATGAGGTTGTTATTGTTGGTGGTGGCTTTGGTGGACTGTATGCAGCCAAGGCTCTTGCGAATGCGAAGGTAAATGTTACTCTCATTGATAAACGTAATTTTCACCTATTTCAGCCGCTTTTATATCAAGTTGCCACAGGTACGCTATCACCTTCGGATATTTCTGCACCACTACGATCTGTATTCAGCAAAAGTAAGAATACAAAGGTATTGTTAGGAGAAGTAAATAATATTGATCCCAAAGCGCAACGAGTTATTTTTGGTGATGAATCCGTACATTATGATACATTAATTCTAGCCACTGGTGCTAATCATTCCTATTTTGGTAAGGATAATTGGAAAGAATTTGCCCCTGGCTTGAAAACTGTGGAAGATGCGATAGAAATGCGTCGGCAGATATTTTCAGCATTTGAAGCCGCAGAAAAAGAAAGTGATCCAGCAAAACGTCAGGCTTTGTTAACTTTTGTGATTGTGGGGGGGGGTCCAACTGGTGTAGAATTGTCTGGTGCGATCGCAGAGTTAGCATACCAAACCCTCAAAGAAGATTTTCGTAACATTGACACCACAGAAACGAAAATTTTACTATTGCAAGGGGGCGATCGCATTCTCCCACACATTGCCCCAGAATTATCGCAAGTAGCAATAGAATCTTTACAAAAGTTGGGTGTGGTTATTCACACTCAAACCAGAGTCACAAATATTGAAAATGACATTGTTACTTTCAAGCAAAACGGTGAATTGACAGAAATCCCCTCAAAAACCATCCTGTGGGCAGCAGGTGTACAAGGTTCAGCTTTGGGAAAAATCCTTGCAGAACGCACAGATGTAGAATGCGATTTCTCTGCCAGAGTAATTGTAGAACCTGACTTGACTATCAAGGATTATAAAAACATTTTCGTAATTGGAGACTTAGCTAATTTCTCCTATCAAAATGGTAAACCCCTACCTGGTGTTGCCCCCGTAGCTAAACAACAAGGAGAGTATGTAGGTAAACTCATCAAACGACGGCTTCAAGGTCGTACTTTACCGGAATTTAAATACAATGATGTGGGTAGTTTGGCAATGATTGGGCAAAATTTAGCCGTTGTAGATTTAGGCTTCATCAAACTTACAGGTTTCATTGCTTGGGTATTTTGGCTAGTAATTCACATCTATTTCTTGATTGAGTTTGACACTAAACTAGTAGTAGTAATTCAGTGGGCTTGGAATTATATTACTCGTAATCGTCGCTCTCGATTGATTACAGGTAAAGACGCTTTTTTAGCAACACAACCTGTTAACAATAGCAGTGATTCCCAACCTAACAAAAATAAGCAGCCAGTCAATCTCTAGTATTTGTCGTTAGCAGTAAGTAGCTCAACTAAAAACACTTGAAACCCAAATCCTTGACTATTCAGAGAAGTCGGGGATTTATTTTTTTTGCATTGAATTATTCTCACCAAATGCCCACAAAACTCAATACTGTTCGGTTAAGAGTTTTTGTAGTTAAGCGACAGCGCAACAAATGCTTATAAATGTTGGGTTTCGTTCCTCAACCCAACCTACAGAATTCTATTTTTTGAGCTTAACCGACAAGTATTGCCACAAAACTTATTCCTGTAACCAATTTTCTAAACTTAATCCCTCAACTCTCAATAAATCGCTATCATTAGAAACCAGAATAAATCCTTTAACAATAGCAGTTGCAGCAATTAAAATATCTTCTGTTTGGATTGGTAATCCTCTTAATCTAAGATTTGCATGAATTT harbors:
- a CDS encoding TIGR04283 family arsenosugar biosynthesis glycosyltransferase, with amino-acid sequence MTEIINQNFNRDLISIIIPTLNEADNIQEAIISSQIGSHIEIIIVDGGSQDQTLLIAKSLNVQVIISPPGRANQMNAGAMAANGEILLFLHADTRLPTNFEQMIRTTLAQPGIVAGAFALQINAPDWGLRLVEFGVKWRSHLWQMPYGDQAIFLTKDVFGQVGNFPQIPIMEDFELMRKLKTLGKIYLLPTPVITSPRRWLKKGIIQTTLGNQIIVIAYLLGIPPQRIRNWYSSLKL
- a CDS encoding GxxExxY protein, whose protein sequence is MSLKYEDITKKIIGASFEVHKFLGNGFQEVIYQRALAYEFHQAGLNFAREIEQQIYYKNLPEPIGTRRADFVVEEKILVEIKATKQLEDVHFAQALNYLKVYKLEVGLLINFGSESVQFKRLIKT
- the recR gene encoding recombination mediator RecR produces the protein MTVYARPLAKLIEQLQRLPGVGPKSAQRLALHILKRPEAEVEALAQALIDAKKQVGLCKVCFHLSSDPVCEICRHPQRDNTTICVVADSRDVIALEKTREYKGKYHVLGGVISPMDGIGPEQLNIQPLVRRVSEQKPQEVILAISPSIEGETTTLYIGQLLKPFTKVTRIAFGLPVGGDLEYADELTLARALEGRRELD
- a CDS encoding DUF6737 family protein yields the protein MSEQQTISPWKYKPWWCQPWSIILTAVTLISGSWLIFKIIWVTILVAIPLLIWMGFFLLIWPQIMIRSGVLDNLQKNP
- a CDS encoding mercuric reductase codes for the protein MSNSECPRVTMRPMDEFNQKLIKNVHPDNWLNPQAADYYDLVVIGGGTAGLVVAAGAAGLDLGLKIALIEKNLMGGDCLNFGCIPSKCLIRSARVVEEIKKAKDLGINISQQFDVDFATVMERMRRIRASISHHDSVERFKSLGIDVFLGAGKFKSQNTIEVDDQTLKFKKAVIATGARAVKPKIRGIEAAGYLTNETVFSLTQKPEKLAVIGGGPVGCELAQTFRRLGCEVTLFHRGSHILNQEDPEAAEILQKVLIDEGIRLVLNCQLEEVVTVTEGKRLYFSVNSERDSVTVDEILVGAGRAPNVENLNLEAVGVEYDQTLGVKVNDYLQTTNPKIYAAGDICMNWKFTHAADAAARIVIKNTLFSPFGWGRAKLSSLVMPWVTYTSPEIAHVGMYANEAEKLGIEIETIKIPYSRIDRAIADHEESGFLKIHHKKGSDQILGATIVANHAGEMISEITTAIVNNIGLSKLSSVIHPYPTQAEAIKKAADAYRKTLLTPKTKQLLGFLTKFS
- a CDS encoding DUF4351 domain-containing protein — protein: MRKSISALPLSVVEELSEALLDFQSLDDLQTWLLIHTPSQTD
- a CDS encoding TVP38/TMEM64 family protein; this encodes MIFMVMTFLSELDLALAQESISASSLSFLPFLQNTLQWINSLGAVGGIVFIGIYIIATLAFLPAAILTLGAGIIFGVIWGSLYVFIGATLGAVAAFLVGRYLARGWVKEKISRYKKFAIIDKAVSKEGLKIVLLTRLSPLFPFNLLNYALGVTSVSFKDYLLGSVGMIPGTIMYVYIGYLAGDLALIANKNQPSNMILHWVIQIIGFIATIAVTVYVTKIAKKALEEEISE
- a CDS encoding NAD(P)/FAD-dependent oxidoreductase yields the protein MVVPREKNAPHEVVIVGGGFGGLYAAKALANAKVNVTLIDKRNFHLFQPLLYQVATGTLSPSDISAPLRSVFSKSKNTKVLLGEVNNIDPKAQRVIFGDESVHYDTLILATGANHSYFGKDNWKEFAPGLKTVEDAIEMRRQIFSAFEAAEKESDPAKRQALLTFVIVGGGPTGVELSGAIAELAYQTLKEDFRNIDTTETKILLLQGGDRILPHIAPELSQVAIESLQKLGVVIHTQTRVTNIENDIVTFKQNGELTEIPSKTILWAAGVQGSALGKILAERTDVECDFSARVIVEPDLTIKDYKNIFVIGDLANFSYQNGKPLPGVAPVAKQQGEYVGKLIKRRLQGRTLPEFKYNDVGSLAMIGQNLAVVDLGFIKLTGFIAWVFWLVIHIYFLIEFDTKLVVVIQWAWNYITRNRRSRLITGKDAFLATQPVNNSSDSQPNKNKQPVNL
- a CDS encoding sodium:calcium antiporter: MLFLQVIICITLVIFIGSSLSQSADILAEKTGMGRTWVGTILLAGVTSLPELATGTSAIILFNSPDLAVGGILGSCLFNLLILALLDIYNGPEPVLQRAQISHGLAASLGCVMLGVTTLGILLAKTEMNLAVGWVGIPSIILLWLYWLSARMIAQFEMRRRAQVLEEEIEAFQYQHITSKQAYLRFIFLSVIIVILGIWLAFLGDRVAEVTGLGQSFIGAILLATATSLPEVVASLAAIRLNAVDLAVSNIFGSNITNLAILGVYDLVYLQGNLWLNISQIHIFTAIVAMIMTSVAINGLIYHAVSGSRMYITWDGLTLVVLYIGAMYVIYRDIF
- a CDS encoding sterol desaturase family protein, giving the protein MEYKSLAIVTSIVIFGILETLVPFFQYRQNPVNRFIHNLILGLINSLVINLTVILILNSLWKPTLPQGLFYNLNLPWLHFILSFLLLDLYMYTWHRLIHTWGFAWRFHKVHHTDRLMNISTAYRFHPVEVIVSNIPKIGLIYLLGITPNAWILYESLFAISLVFHHSNFALPLKIDKFLSYLIVTPNYHRAHHCQLTKYLNSNYTSLLTIWDIIFQSRYYPPQPETIQFGVPEETRDFNVISLLKLPFKIKIN
- a CDS encoding type I restriction endonuclease; the encoded protein is MTIAVTENIQSLYDVETKLGLRRSHDPDFFMEWCRDFEELEDTEKTTLDRIKGSYIYHINQGCLSEGTVNLLMVSPLLFLAGFLESPFSLRSEQSVEISDYDGSVTYHGRIDALVLNNNLWIVLIEAKRSSFSFLVAVPQALTYMTASPNGDKPTYGLVTNGDHFMFVKLQQSQYDLSDDFSLFKRSSNELYRVLQILKSFQNL
- the miaE gene encoding tRNA-(ms[2]io[6]A)-hydroxylase produces the protein MLSSPLPTINALKQPTSDAWVEQAIANLDIILLDHSHCERKAAGVALNMMFRYPSNAKMVRELTAIAREELEHFELVNQWLERRHIKLAALSAPPYGAGLKSQVRGQEPQRFLDSLLVTGLIEARSHERLGLLAANCPEPELAEFYRSLMASEARHFGIYWVLADTYYDRKIVMDRLDELAEVESQLLSTLHPEPRIHS
- a CDS encoding tetratricopeptide repeat protein, with the translated sequence MFFTNSLENQLQEWNNTINIQPNNVNAYVRRGMVYFKLGKIAESIQDFDHAEKLDIQITPYLWQRGLSYYYAERFAEGAKQFEIDLTVNAQDVEETVWRYLCIARLSGVTEARNSLLPVKNDPRKIMKSIYDLFAGNCTTDDVLNVGKLAGLKGKFYSHLYLGLYYEAENNLELAQEYIVKAADEYKIDDYMWYLAVVHKQLREWE